Proteins encoded within one genomic window of Prauserella marina:
- a CDS encoding xanthine dehydrogenase family protein molybdopterin-binding subunit, with translation MPGSLLGTEVRRVEDPELLRGKGSYVDNLAIDGVLHLAYVRSPFAHAEITGIDVSEAAKADGVVAVYTAADLELPPVRQFMEVNRDCVRPPLATDRVRFVGDPVAVVVAETAVAAADATELVDVDYEALDAVIDLEQAVAPDAPLQFPGLGSNIAAGERDAVGAEVLADADVVVRARIENQRIAVVPMEGNAIAVVPGGADDDYDLTIHVSTQAPHVLWAVAAKAFDLPKERIRVLAPHVGGAFGGKFGLVAEYEIAVGAARKLGKPVKWIETRSENLQAMPQSRAQVQYVELGLTSEGDITGLHCRVIGDCGAYAGFGGVFALGPTRNMAQGVYRIPKISYAGIAALTNTTPTGAFRGAGRPEAAAMLERIIDLGAAELGMDPVDIRRRNFLTPDEFPYATVVGTKYDTGDYDLPLREALRIADYDELRAEQARRIEAGETVLLGIGISAYVEITGGGGGGEYASVEMSQDGRATIKVGTSGHGQGHPTSFAMLVSDALGIPMESVDFVQSDTALIPRGGGTGGSRSLQIGGSAVREASELLIGKAKELAASVLEAAVEDVELTEDGRIGVVGVPSASLSWAELAREAEDNGDQLGANTDFVPGGATFPFGAHVSVVEVDAETGFVKPLRHIAVDDCGRVLNPLIVRGQQHGGAAQGISQALWEQVTYDEDGNPVTGTLADYLVPSAMEIPPLDVSNTETETPLNPLGAKGIGESATVGSTPAVQNAVVDAVKHLGVRHLDMPLTPQRVWRAIRDAKAGSPSDPWQEPPAAFDTLPLRSQGPNPHADEAAV, from the coding sequence ATGCCCGGATCACTGCTCGGAACCGAGGTACGCAGGGTCGAGGACCCTGAACTGCTGCGTGGCAAGGGTTCCTACGTCGACAACCTGGCCATCGACGGTGTTCTGCACCTCGCCTACGTGCGTTCGCCGTTCGCGCACGCCGAGATCACCGGCATCGACGTGAGCGAGGCGGCGAAGGCGGACGGCGTCGTCGCCGTCTACACCGCTGCTGACCTGGAACTGCCGCCGGTCAGGCAGTTCATGGAGGTCAACAGGGATTGCGTGCGCCCACCGCTGGCCACGGACAGGGTGCGGTTCGTCGGTGATCCCGTCGCCGTCGTGGTCGCCGAAACCGCGGTCGCCGCGGCGGACGCTACCGAACTCGTCGACGTCGACTACGAGGCGCTCGACGCGGTCATCGACCTTGAGCAGGCCGTCGCGCCGGACGCGCCGTTGCAGTTCCCCGGGCTCGGTTCGAATATCGCGGCAGGGGAAAGGGACGCCGTCGGGGCGGAAGTCCTCGCGGATGCCGACGTCGTCGTGCGAGCGAGGATCGAGAACCAGCGGATCGCCGTCGTTCCCATGGAGGGCAACGCGATCGCGGTTGTCCCCGGCGGCGCCGACGACGACTACGACCTGACCATTCACGTTTCCACCCAGGCCCCGCACGTGCTGTGGGCGGTTGCCGCGAAGGCGTTCGACCTGCCCAAGGAGCGGATCCGGGTGCTGGCACCACACGTCGGTGGCGCCTTCGGCGGGAAGTTCGGACTTGTCGCCGAGTACGAGATCGCCGTCGGCGCCGCCCGCAAACTCGGCAAACCGGTGAAGTGGATCGAGACCCGCTCGGAGAATTTGCAGGCCATGCCGCAGAGCAGGGCTCAGGTCCAGTACGTGGAACTCGGCCTCACGTCCGAAGGGGACATCACCGGCCTGCATTGCAGGGTCATCGGCGACTGCGGTGCCTACGCCGGATTCGGTGGCGTGTTCGCGCTCGGCCCCACCCGCAACATGGCGCAGGGCGTCTACCGGATACCGAAGATCAGCTATGCGGGGATCGCCGCGCTCACCAACACGACGCCGACCGGCGCGTTCAGGGGAGCCGGAAGGCCCGAAGCGGCCGCGATGCTGGAACGGATCATCGACCTGGGCGCCGCCGAACTGGGCATGGATCCGGTCGACATCCGCCGCCGCAATTTCCTCACTCCGGACGAGTTCCCCTACGCGACGGTGGTCGGGACCAAGTACGACACCGGCGACTACGACCTCCCACTGCGGGAAGCGCTCCGCATCGCGGATTACGACGAGCTGCGGGCAGAGCAGGCACGCAGAATCGAGGCAGGCGAGACCGTGCTGCTCGGTATCGGGATCAGCGCCTACGTCGAGATCACCGGTGGAGGCGGCGGTGGTGAATATGCCTCCGTCGAGATGAGTCAGGACGGAAGGGCCACCATCAAGGTCGGCACATCCGGACACGGACAAGGACATCCGACGTCGTTCGCCATGCTCGTCTCGGACGCTCTCGGGATTCCGATGGAGTCGGTGGATTTCGTCCAGTCCGACACGGCGCTGATTCCCCGAGGCGGTGGTACGGGGGGTTCGCGGTCGCTACAGATCGGTGGCAGCGCCGTCAGGGAGGCGAGTGAGCTGCTGATCGGCAAGGCCAAGGAACTCGCCGCGAGCGTCCTGGAGGCGGCAGTCGAGGACGTCGAGTTGACCGAGGACGGCAGAATCGGCGTCGTCGGGGTTCCCAGCGCGAGCCTGAGCTGGGCCGAACTGGCGCGGGAGGCCGAGGACAACGGCGACCAGCTCGGTGCGAACACCGACTTCGTCCCGGGTGGTGCCACGTTCCCCTTCGGTGCCCACGTGTCGGTTGTCGAGGTCGACGCGGAGACCGGTTTCGTCAAGCCACTGCGGCACATCGCGGTCGACGACTGTGGCAGGGTGCTCAACCCGCTGATCGTCAGGGGGCAGCAGCACGGAGGAGCCGCACAGGGGATTTCGCAGGCGTTGTGGGAGCAGGTGACCTACGACGAGGACGGCAATCCGGTGACGGGAACGCTCGCCGACTACCTCGTTCCCTCGGCGATGGAGATTCCGCCGCTCGACGTCTCGAACACCGAGACGGAAACCCCGCTCAATCCGCTGGGGGCCAAGGGAATCGGTGAATCGGCGACGGTCGGCTCGACTCCGGCTGTGCAGAACGCCGTCGTCGATGCCGTCAAGCATCTCGGGGTGCGGCACCTCGACATGCCACTCACGCCGCAGCGCGTGTGGCGGGCCATCAGGGATGCCAAAGCCGGTTCGCCGTCCGATCCGTGGCAGGAGCCCCCCGCGGCGTTCGACACGTTGCCGCTGCGTTCGCAGGGCCCGAACCCGCATGCGGACGAAGCCGCCGTATAG
- a CDS encoding DUF72 domain-containing protein, which yields MQASNRTTRRHRGQVRIGTSGWLYPPWRETFYPKGLAHRRELEYLASRVGTVEINGSFYSLQRPASYETWYSQTPDDFVFAVKGGRFITHMKQLRGVDSALSNFFASGVLALGSKLGPVLWQLPPRLAFDEQRLASFFDVLPRNTVAAADLARHHDDKLKTKPYLEVIENKPIRHALEVRHPSFTGEAFVNLLHEYDIALVVADTAGKWPYSEEVTTDFVYVRLHGDKELYASGYTERALRKWAEKITAWRSGGKDVYVYFDNDMKVKAPGDAMNLAKLVDHPEGGAIPRSAGDAN from the coding sequence CTGGCTCTACCCGCCGTGGCGAGAAACCTTCTACCCCAAAGGGCTCGCGCACCGCCGAGAACTGGAGTACCTGGCAAGCCGGGTCGGCACAGTGGAGATCAATGGATCGTTCTACTCGTTGCAGCGACCGGCGAGTTACGAAACGTGGTACTCCCAGACACCGGATGATTTCGTCTTCGCCGTCAAGGGTGGCCGGTTCATCACCCATATGAAACAGCTACGCGGAGTGGACAGTGCACTGTCCAACTTCTTCGCTTCCGGAGTTCTGGCACTCGGCTCGAAGCTGGGCCCCGTCCTCTGGCAATTACCACCACGCCTGGCGTTCGACGAGCAACGGCTTGCGTCCTTTTTCGACGTGCTGCCACGGAACACGGTCGCCGCCGCCGACCTTGCCCGGCATCACGACGACAAACTGAAAACCAAGCCATACCTGGAGGTGATCGAGAACAAGCCGATCCGGCATGCACTGGAAGTAAGGCACCCGAGTTTCACCGGCGAAGCTTTCGTCAACCTGTTGCACGAGTACGACATCGCTCTCGTCGTGGCCGACACGGCGGGAAAATGGCCGTACAGCGAGGAGGTGACCACCGACTTCGTCTACGTGAGACTGCACGGCGACAAGGAGCTGTATGCCAGTGGCTATACCGAACGGGCATTGCGCAAATGGGCCGAGAAGATCACCGCATGGCGTTCCGGAGGCAAAGATGTGTACGTGTACTTCGACAACGACATGAAAGTGAAGGCCCCGGGTGACGCGATGAACTTGGCGAAGTTAGTCGACCATCCCGAAGGTGGGGCGATTCCACGCTCCGCAGGTGACGCCAATTAG
- a CDS encoding serine/threonine-protein kinase, producing the protein MTGDASGDLTGRRLGNYRIDGVLGRGGMSVMYKATDVRLGRKVALKVIGEHLGADAEFRERFVDEARNTSAIDHANIVPLYDFGELDGMLYIAMRLVDGSDVASLIGGSPMEPERALDLLEQAADALDTLHNRGLVHLDVKPANILVTSRESQREHVYVADFGLTRRGATGHRTRGGDFLGSPTYAAPEHLRGEPLDGRTDQYALACMLYACLTGSPPFQGDVQTVIKGHLNGEALPVSRLVPKLAQAIDGVVRKGMAKNPHDRYSSCVDLIGSARKALEPDPAASVTMPGKQPVAVAQHGEGGAVHPYGQQPGQPGQPQGQPPMQPGQQGQPGQPGYPGQPGQQGQPMQQGQQPPGYGQQPPSGVAGYGQQGPYGNPQPGMGMPPQGPPPGYGGQPGGFNQPPKKSKAWIIWVVVAVVVAGAAVTVILLLTGDDKESNPQPPTPETNGSSAPEIPVGPGGSPSNGPTESPSNTGGNNPPPTSIPVVPGSGG; encoded by the coding sequence GTGACAGGCGATGCGTCGGGGGACCTCACCGGTCGGCGGCTGGGCAACTACCGCATCGACGGTGTCCTGGGTCGTGGCGGTATGAGCGTGATGTACAAGGCCACCGACGTCCGTCTCGGGCGCAAGGTGGCCTTGAAGGTGATCGGGGAACATCTCGGCGCTGATGCCGAGTTCCGCGAACGCTTCGTCGACGAGGCACGCAACACCTCGGCGATCGATCACGCCAACATCGTGCCGCTGTACGACTTCGGCGAACTCGACGGCATGCTCTACATCGCGATGCGCCTCGTCGACGGTTCGGATGTCGCCAGTCTCATCGGCGGCTCGCCGATGGAGCCGGAGCGGGCGCTCGATCTGCTCGAACAGGCGGCCGACGCGCTCGACACATTGCACAATCGCGGGCTCGTGCATCTGGATGTCAAGCCGGCCAACATTCTCGTCACGAGCAGGGAGTCGCAGCGGGAGCACGTATACGTCGCCGATTTCGGACTGACGCGGCGCGGCGCGACCGGCCATCGCACCCGTGGTGGCGATTTTCTCGGCTCCCCGACCTACGCGGCGCCGGAGCATCTGCGGGGCGAACCGCTCGACGGCAGGACCGATCAGTACGCGCTCGCCTGCATGCTTTACGCCTGTCTCACCGGTAGCCCACCGTTCCAGGGCGATGTGCAAACAGTGATCAAGGGACACCTCAACGGCGAGGCACTTCCCGTCTCCCGTCTGGTGCCGAAGCTCGCGCAAGCCATCGACGGCGTTGTGCGGAAGGGGATGGCCAAAAATCCCCATGACCGGTATTCAAGCTGCGTTGATCTGATCGGGTCCGCGCGTAAAGCACTCGAACCTGATCCGGCGGCCTCGGTGACGATGCCGGGCAAGCAGCCGGTGGCGGTCGCACAACACGGAGAGGGCGGGGCAGTGCATCCCTACGGCCAGCAACCCGGACAGCCGGGACAACCGCAAGGGCAGCCACCGATGCAGCCAGGACAGCAGGGGCAACCCGGACAACCGGGGTATCCGGGTCAGCCAGGGCAGCAGGGCCAGCCGATGCAGCAGGGGCAGCAACCCCCTGGTTACGGTCAGCAACCACCTTCCGGTGTGGCTGGCTACGGGCAGCAGGGGCCGTACGGGAATCCGCAACCCGGCATGGGCATGCCGCCGCAGGGACCTCCCCCCGGCTACGGCGGGCAGCCGGGCGGGTTCAACCAGCCGCCGAAGAAGAGCAAGGCGTGGATCATCTGGGTGGTCGTCGCGGTCGTTGTCGCCGGAGCCGCGGTCACCGTGATCCTGTTGCTCACGGGTGACGACAAGGAGAGCAATCCGCAGCCGCCGACCCCCGAGACAAACGGTTCGAGCGCTCCGGAAATCCCGGTCGGGCCGGGCGGATCGCCGTCGAACGGTCCCACCGAATCACCGTCGAACACCGGCGGAAACAACCCGCCGCCGACCTCGATTCCGGTGGTTCCCGGCTCTGGTGGGTGA
- a CDS encoding cold-shock protein, with translation MAVGTVKWFNAEKGYGFIESPEGPDVFVHYSAIQADGFRTLDEGDRVEFEITAGRDGRSQAADVRKVS, from the coding sequence GTGGCTGTCGGCACGGTCAAATGGTTCAACGCGGAAAAAGGCTACGGCTTCATCGAGTCCCCTGAGGGGCCCGATGTTTTCGTACACTACTCCGCGATCCAAGCGGACGGTTTCCGGACCCTCGACGAGGGTGATCGGGTGGAGTTCGAGATAACCGCGGGACGTGACGGCCGTAGTCAGGCCGCCGACGTTCGCAAGGTCTCTTAG
- a CDS encoding PspC domain-containing protein: MTNNVTTKKLRRSSTDKMLAGVCGGWARMLGVDAAILRILFVAATIFGVGAPILLYIACWLLMPEDEAA, from the coding sequence ATGACGAACAACGTGACGACGAAGAAGCTCCGCCGCAGTTCGACCGACAAGATGCTCGCGGGCGTATGTGGTGGCTGGGCACGCATGCTCGGCGTCGACGCCGCTATCCTGCGCATCCTCTTTGTCGCCGCCACGATCTTCGGGGTCGGCGCGCCCATCCTTCTCTACATCGCCTGCTGGCTGCTCATGCCGGAGGACGAGGCCGCGTGA
- the groL gene encoding chaperonin GroEL (60 kDa chaperone family; promotes refolding of misfolded polypeptides especially under stressful conditions; forms two stacked rings of heptamers to form a barrel-shaped 14mer; ends can be capped by GroES; misfolded proteins enter the barrel where they are refolded when GroES binds), translating into MAKLIAFDEDARRGLERGLNTLAEAVKVTLGPRGRNVVLEKKWGAPTITNDGVSIAKEIELEDPWEKIGAELVKEVAKKTDDVAGDGTTTATVLAQALVKEGLRNVAAGADPIALKRGIEQAVEAVTEQLHKAAKEVETKEQIAATASISAADRTIGELIAEALDKVGKEGVVTVEESNTFGLELELTEGMRFDKGYISGYFVTDAERQEAVLEDPYVLLFGSKISNVKDMLPVLEKVMQSGKPLLIIAEDVEGEALATLVVNKIRGTFKSVAVKAPGFGDRRKAMLQDMAILTGGQVISEDVGLKLENADISLLGKARKVVVTKDETTIVEGAGDADQIQGRVNQIRAEIENSDSDYDREKLQERLAKLAGGVAVIKAGAATEVELKERKHRIEDAVRNAKAAVEEGIVAGGGVALLQAAEAAFAGLKLKGDEATGANIVKIAVEAPLKQIAINSGLEGGVVVEKVKGLPQGHGLNAATGEYEDLLAAGVPDPTKVTRSALQNAASIAGLFLTTEAVVADKPEKAGAAPAGDPTGGMGGMDF; encoded by the coding sequence ATGGCCAAACTGATTGCGTTCGACGAGGACGCCCGCCGCGGTCTTGAGCGCGGCCTCAACACCCTCGCCGAAGCCGTCAAGGTGACGCTTGGCCCTCGTGGCCGCAACGTCGTGCTCGAAAAGAAGTGGGGCGCGCCGACCATCACCAACGATGGCGTCTCCATCGCCAAGGAGATCGAGCTTGAGGACCCGTGGGAGAAGATCGGGGCCGAACTCGTCAAGGAAGTTGCCAAGAAGACCGACGACGTCGCGGGTGACGGCACCACCACAGCCACGGTGCTCGCACAGGCGCTCGTCAAGGAGGGCCTGCGCAACGTCGCGGCCGGCGCCGACCCGATCGCCCTCAAGCGGGGCATCGAGCAGGCCGTCGAAGCCGTGACCGAGCAGCTCCACAAGGCAGCCAAGGAGGTCGAGACCAAGGAGCAGATCGCTGCCACCGCCTCGATCTCGGCCGCTGACCGCACCATCGGCGAGCTGATCGCCGAGGCGCTCGACAAGGTCGGCAAGGAAGGCGTCGTCACCGTCGAGGAGTCGAACACCTTCGGCCTTGAGCTTGAGCTCACCGAGGGTATGCGCTTCGACAAGGGCTACATCTCGGGTTACTTCGTGACCGACGCCGAGCGGCAGGAAGCAGTCCTGGAGGACCCCTACGTCCTCCTGTTCGGATCGAAGATCTCGAACGTCAAGGACATGCTGCCCGTGCTTGAGAAGGTCATGCAGTCCGGCAAGCCGCTGCTGATCATCGCCGAGGACGTCGAGGGCGAGGCTCTTGCCACCCTGGTCGTCAACAAGATCCGCGGCACCTTCAAGTCCGTCGCCGTCAAGGCGCCTGGCTTCGGTGACCGTCGCAAGGCGATGTTGCAGGACATGGCCATCCTCACCGGTGGCCAGGTCATCAGCGAGGACGTCGGCCTCAAGCTGGAGAACGCTGACATCTCCCTGCTGGGCAAGGCCCGCAAGGTCGTCGTGACCAAGGACGAGACCACCATCGTCGAGGGCGCGGGCGACGCGGACCAGATCCAGGGCAGGGTCAACCAGATCCGTGCCGAGATCGAGAACAGCGACTCCGACTACGACCGCGAGAAGCTCCAGGAGCGGCTGGCGAAGCTGGCAGGCGGCGTTGCCGTCATCAAGGCCGGTGCCGCCACCGAGGTCGAGCTGAAGGAGCGCAAGCACCGCATCGAGGACGCGGTGCGCAACGCCAAGGCTGCCGTCGAGGAGGGCATCGTCGCCGGTGGTGGCGTGGCTCTGCTCCAGGCCGCCGAGGCCGCCTTCGCCGGGCTCAAGCTCAAGGGTGACGAGGCGACCGGCGCGAACATCGTCAAGATCGCCGTCGAAGCTCCCCTCAAGCAGATCGCCATCAACAGCGGTCTTGAGGGTGGCGTCGTGGTGGAGAAGGTCAAGGGCCTCCCGCAGGGCCATGGCCTCAACGCCGCAACCGGTGAGTACGAGGACCTGCTCGCCGCCGGCGTGCCGGACCCGACGAAGGTCACGCGTTCGGCTCTGCAGAACGCTGCCTCCATCGCCGGTCTGTTCCTGACCACCGAGGCCGTCGTCGCCGACAAGCCGGAAAAGGCTGGTGCCGCTCCGGCCGGTGACCCGACCGGTGGCATGGGTGGCATGGACTTCTGA
- a CDS encoding type 1 glutamine amidotransferase domain-containing protein, whose product MAETLAGRRVAFVVAPEGVEQVELTSPWKAVRDAGGRPELISFQPGEIQAFNHLDKADTFPVDKVVSDASVDDYDALVLPGGVANPDALRTNADAVHFVREFFVRKKPVAAICHAPWTLVEADVVRGRRLTSWPSLRTDLRNAGAEWVDEEVVVDDGLVTSRNPNDLPAFNDKMIEEIAEGAHAGQSRSA is encoded by the coding sequence GTGGCCGAGACACTTGCTGGTCGAAGGGTCGCCTTTGTCGTGGCGCCAGAAGGCGTCGAACAAGTGGAGCTGACCTCGCCATGGAAAGCCGTTCGGGACGCGGGCGGCAGGCCCGAGCTGATCTCGTTCCAGCCGGGCGAGATCCAGGCTTTCAACCACCTCGACAAGGCGGACACGTTTCCCGTCGACAAGGTCGTGAGCGACGCCTCCGTGGACGACTACGACGCATTGGTCCTTCCCGGCGGGGTCGCAAATCCTGACGCACTGCGGACAAATGCCGACGCCGTGCATTTCGTACGCGAGTTCTTCGTGCGGAAGAAGCCCGTCGCGGCCATCTGCCATGCCCCATGGACCTTGGTCGAAGCTGATGTCGTGCGTGGTCGCCGACTGACCTCGTGGCCGAGCCTGCGGACCGACTTGCGCAACGCGGGCGCGGAATGGGTCGACGAGGAAGTCGTGGTCGATGATGGGCTTGTGACCAGTCGTAATCCCAACGACCTTCCCGCGTTCAACGACAAGATGATCGAGGAGATAGCCGAAGGGGCGCACGCCGGCCAATCCCGAAGTGCCTGA
- a CDS encoding o-succinylbenzoate synthase, which yields MNAELVYAVPLRTRFRGITVREGVLLRGQAGWGEFCPFADYTDAECVPWLASALEACEQGWPAPVRDTVEVNATVPVVTPEQAHAMVSASGCRTAKVKVADPRSSLVDDCDRVSAVRDALGASGAVRVDANGAWDTETAIGAITELDRAAGGLEYVEQPCRSIEELAAVRRKVEVRIAADESIRKAEDPLRVAVAEAADVAVLKVAPLGGVRRALDVAEACGLPCVVSSALESSVGIAAELALAGALPSLDFACGLGTISLFTGDVASRSLSAVDGYLPVLSTAPEPDLIDKLEAEGDTRSWWLDRLARVRALVAA from the coding sequence GTGAACGCTGAACTCGTATACGCCGTGCCTCTTCGTACCCGGTTCCGGGGCATCACGGTACGTGAAGGGGTCCTGCTGCGCGGCCAGGCCGGCTGGGGCGAGTTCTGTCCGTTCGCCGACTACACCGATGCCGAGTGCGTGCCATGGCTGGCGTCGGCGCTGGAGGCATGCGAGCAGGGATGGCCCGCGCCCGTGCGAGACACGGTGGAGGTCAACGCCACCGTTCCCGTCGTCACGCCTGAGCAGGCGCACGCGATGGTCTCGGCCTCGGGATGCCGGACCGCGAAGGTGAAGGTCGCCGATCCGCGTTCGTCCCTTGTGGACGATTGCGATCGCGTGTCCGCGGTGCGTGATGCGCTGGGTGCCTCCGGAGCGGTCAGGGTGGACGCCAATGGCGCGTGGGACACCGAAACGGCGATTGGCGCCATCACGGAACTCGACCGCGCGGCGGGTGGCCTCGAATACGTGGAACAGCCTTGCCGTTCCATCGAGGAACTGGCCGCGGTACGCCGCAAGGTCGAGGTGCGCATCGCCGCGGACGAGTCGATCCGCAAGGCGGAGGACCCGTTGCGGGTCGCGGTGGCCGAGGCGGCCGACGTCGCCGTGCTCAAGGTCGCTCCGCTCGGCGGGGTGCGACGAGCCCTTGACGTGGCGGAGGCGTGTGGGCTGCCATGCGTTGTGTCGTCGGCGTTGGAGAGCAGCGTCGGTATCGCGGCGGAACTCGCACTGGCCGGAGCGCTGCCCTCCCTTGACTTCGCGTGTGGGCTCGGGACGATCTCGCTGTTCACCGGCGATGTCGCAAGTAGGTCGCTGTCCGCTGTGGACGGGTACCTTCCGGTGCTCTCGACGGCACCGGAACCCGACCTGATCGACAAGCTCGAAGCCGAAGGCGACACCCGATCCTGGTGGCTGGACAGGCTCGCACGCGTCCGTGCCCTCGTTGCCGCGTAA